Proteins co-encoded in one Populus trichocarpa isolate Nisqually-1 chromosome 10, P.trichocarpa_v4.1, whole genome shotgun sequence genomic window:
- the LOC18102440 gene encoding probable nucleoredoxin 1 yields the protein MATEDVSLDLSTLLSSEERDFLIRNNGDQVKVSDLVGKIVGFYFSGSWCGPCRNFTPLLVEVYEHLSSKGGFEVVFISSDGDDESFNTYFSEMPWLAIPFSETETRQRLKELFKVRGIPRLVIFDTNGKVSCDNGVSTVKEHGVDGYPFNLDRLNFLKEQEENAKKNQTISSILVSSSRDYVISNDGKKIPVLDLEGKLVGLYFSVHAHRMCGEFTPKLVELYKTLKEKGENFEVVLVSLDDEEEDFKESFETMPWLALPLKDKSCEKLVRYFELRTIPNLVIIGQDGKTLNPNVAELIEEHGIEAYPFTPEKLDELAAIERAKLESQTLESVLVNGENDFVIGKSGSKVPVSDLVGKNILLYFSAQWCPPCRAFLPKLIEAYHAIKAKDNAFEVIFISSDSDQTTFDEFYSEMPWLALPFGDGRKQILSRKFKIQGIPAAVAIGPSGRTITKEARMHLTAYGADAFPFTEEHLKQLEEELEEKAKGWPEKVKHELHTEHELIRTKRKTYICDGCGETGNRWSFHCKQCDFDLHPKCALKEDEDTGTEKGKEGWNCDGDACRRA from the exons ATGGCCACCGAAGACGTTTCCCTCGACCTTTCAACGCTTCTTTCTTCAGAAGAGAGGGACTTTCTCATCCGCAACAATGGTGATCAG GTCAAGGTCAGCGATTTGGTTGGGAAGATTGTGGGATTCTATTTCTCTGGTTCGTGGTGCGGCCCATGCCGTAATTTCACTCCATTGTTGGTAGAAGTCTATGAACACCTATCATCCAAAGGGGGCTTTGAGGTGGTCTTCATTTCTTCTGATGGAGACGATGAATCCTTCAACACGTACTTCTCCGAAATGCCATGGCTTGCTATTCCCTTCTCTGAAACCGAGACCCGCCAACGTCTTAAGGAATTGTTCAAAGTAAGAGGGATCCCTAGACTTGTCATTTTTGATACTAATGGTAAGGTTTCCTGCGATAATGGAGTCAGCACTGTCAAGGAACATGGCGTGGATGGGTATCCGTTCAACCTTGATAGACTGAATTTCCTTAAAGAGCAAGAAGAGAATGCTAAGAAGAATCAAACCATAAGCTCTATCTTGGTTTCAAGCTCACGTGATTATGTGATTTCAAATGATGGAAAAAAG ATCCCTGTGTTGGACCTTGAAGGAAAATTGGTTGGCTTGTATTTTTCAGTCCATGCTCATAGGATGTGCGGTGAATTCACTCCTAAACTAGTGGAATTGTATAAGACGCTCAAGGAAAAAGGAGAGAACTTTGAAGTAGTCCTAGTATCTCTagacgacgaagaagaagacTTCAAAGAGAGTTTTGAGACAATGCCTTGGTTGGCATTGCCATTGAAGGACAAGAGCTGCGAGAAGCTAGTGCGGTATTTTGAACTTAGAACCATTCCTAATCTTGTTATAATTGGCCAAGATGGGAAGACTTTGAACCCAAATGTAGCTGAACTAATCGAAGAACATGGTATCGAAGCCTACCCATTTACACCAGAAAAGCTTGACGAGCTAGCTGCAATTGAAAGGGCAAAACTGGAATCGCAGACGCTTGAGTCAGTTTTGGTTAATGGGGAAAATGATTTTGTGATTGGCAAAAGTGGCtccaag GTCCCAGTGTCCGATCTAGTTGGAAAGAACATTCTTCTTTACTTCTCAGCTCAATGGTGCCCTCCTTGTCGTGCCTTTTTACCCAAGCTAATTGAAGCATACCACGCAATTAAAGCAAAAGACAATGCATTTGAGGTGATCTTCATCTCAAGTGACAGCGATCAAACCACCTTTGACGAGTTCTATTCAGAAATGCCTTGGTTAGCCCTTCCATTTGGTGATGGAAGGAAACAAATCCTGAGTcggaaattcaaaattcaaggcATTCCTGCAGCTGTAGCGATTGGCCCAAGTGGCCGGACCATTACCAAGGAAGCTCGGATGCACTTGACAGCTTACGGGGCAGATGCTTTTCCATTTACCGAGGAACATCTAAAGCAATTGGAGGAGGAGCTTGAGGAAAAGGCAAAGGGGTGGCCAGAGAAAGTGAAACACGAACTTCATACTGAGCATGAGCTGATACGTACTAAACGCAAAACATATATTTGCGATGGCTGTGGGGAAACTGGAAATAGGTGGTCTTTCCATTGCAAACAATGTGACTTTGATCTTCACCCTAAGTGTGCTTTGAAGGAAGATGAAGATACTGGAActgaaaagggaaaggaaggaTGGAACTGCGATGGAGATGCGTGCCGCAGAGCTTAA